A genomic segment from Burkholderiales bacterium encodes:
- the rpsI gene encoding 30S ribosomal protein S9, whose translation MPVNQNYGTGRRKSAVARVFLRPGKGKITVNDKLVDDFFSRETGRMVVRQPLTLTDHLSTFDIMVNVFGGGESGQAGAVRHGIARALISYDSALKPVLSKAGLVTRDAREVERKKVGLHKARKRKQFSKR comes from the coding sequence ATGCCAGTCAACCAAAATTACGGTACCGGACGACGCAAAAGTGCAGTAGCCAGGGTGTTTCTGCGGCCCGGCAAAGGGAAGATTACGGTTAACGACAAACTGGTCGATGATTTTTTTTCTCGCGAGACGGGAAGAATGGTCGTTCGCCAGCCCTTGACGCTGACGGATCATCTATCGACATTCGATATCATGGTCAATGTTTTCGGCGGCGGCGAGTCGGGTCAGGCAGGCGCAGTACGGCATGGCATCGCGCGTGCGCTTATCAGCTACGATTCCGCCTTAAAACCGGTCCTGAGCAAAGCTGGCCTGGTGACACGCGATGCGCGCGAGGTTGAGCGCAAAAAAGTCGGGCTGCACAAGGCGCGCAAACGCAAACAGTTTTCGAAGCGATAA
- the rplM gene encoding 50S ribosomal protein L13: protein MKTFSAKPLEVKRGWFLVDATDLVLGRLAAEIARRLRGKHKPEFTPHVDTGDYIVVVNAGKLRVTGNKAEDKIYYRHSGYPGGLYATSFAKMQARFPQRVLEKAVKGMLPKGPLGYAMLRKLKVYRSAEHPHSAQQPQTLKV from the coding sequence ATGAAAACTTTTTCTGCCAAGCCCCTCGAAGTCAAGCGAGGCTGGTTTTTAGTCGACGCTACGGATTTGGTGCTGGGCCGCCTCGCCGCGGAGATAGCGCGCCGTTTGCGCGGTAAGCATAAACCGGAATTCACCCCTCACGTCGATACCGGTGATTATATCGTGGTCGTCAATGCCGGAAAATTGCGGGTGACCGGCAATAAAGCCGAGGACAAAATCTACTATCGCCACAGCGGTTATCCTGGCGGCCTTTACGCCACGAGCTTTGCCAAAATGCAGGCTCGCTTCCCGCAGAGAGTACTCGAAAAGGCGGTGAAGGGCATGCTGCCCAAGGGGCCACTAGGCTATGCCATGCTCCGCAAACTCAAGGTGTATCGCAGCGCTGAACATCCTCATTCCGCCCAGCAGCCGCAAACTCTCAAGGTCTGA
- a CDS encoding OsmC family protein, whose amino-acid sequence MKARIEWMDGASFRGETESGHSVVMDGPSEAGGRNLGPRPMETVLLGTGGCTAFDVVHILKKSRQAITDCVVEIDADRALKDPKIFTRIHFHFVVTGKNLKQQQVERAIGLSAEKYCSASIMLGKTARISHDFEIVEAREGSSWTG is encoded by the coding sequence ATGAAAGCACGAATCGAATGGATGGATGGCGCAAGCTTTCGGGGTGAGACGGAAAGCGGTCATTCTGTCGTGATGGACGGGCCAAGTGAAGCCGGGGGCCGCAATCTGGGCCCGCGCCCGATGGAAACTGTCCTTCTTGGAACAGGTGGTTGCACTGCGTTCGACGTCGTTCATATCTTGAAAAAGAGCCGGCAGGCTATCACTGACTGTGTCGTGGAAATCGATGCCGATCGCGCTCTGAAAGACCCGAAAATTTTTACACGGATTCACTTCCACTTTGTCGTAACGGGAAAAAACCTGAAACAACAGCAGGTCGAACGGGCAATCGGATTATCGGCTGAAAAATACTGCTCGGCGTCGATCATGCTTGGGAAAACGGCCCGGATTTCTCACGATTTCGAAATCGTGGAAGCTCGGGAAGGCAGTTCCTGGACGGGCTAA
- the coq7 gene encoding 2-polyprenyl-3-methyl-6-methoxy-1,4-benzoquinone monooxygenase, which translates to MDKLIGHFDRALRTLFGKPASSRPVPGKEIPQDPLDESEKRLAGALMRVNHTGEVCAQALYQGQALTARNAELQRSLSKAADEETEHLAWTQHRIAELGGRTSLLNPLFYASSLIIGATAGALGDKRNLGFLAETERQVVRHLDDHLSRLPASDRKSRAVLDQMREDEARHATQALLDGGAPLPLPIRLVMTMGSKVMTKTAFWI; encoded by the coding sequence ATGGATAAATTAATCGGTCATTTCGATCGCGCCTTGCGCACGCTGTTTGGTAAACCTGCGTCATCGCGGCCGGTCCCCGGCAAGGAGATTCCGCAGGATCCGCTTGACGAGTCCGAAAAACGTCTTGCCGGCGCGCTAATGCGGGTGAACCATACCGGCGAGGTCTGTGCTCAGGCGCTTTACCAGGGGCAAGCCTTGACTGCCCGCAATGCGGAACTGCAGCGTTCTCTCTCGAAAGCGGCCGACGAAGAGACCGAGCATTTGGCTTGGACGCAGCATCGCATCGCGGAACTTGGAGGCCGAACCAGTTTGTTGAATCCGTTGTTTTACGCAAGCTCTCTGATAATCGGCGCAACGGCAGGAGCGTTGGGAGACAAGCGGAATCTGGGATTCCTTGCCGAAACCGAACGGCAAGTCGTCCGTCACCTTGACGATCATCTCAGTCGTTTACCGGCTTCCGATCGAAAAAGCCGCGCCGTGCTGGATCAAATGCGGGAAGATGAAGCGCGTCACGCGACCCAAGCCCTTCTTGACGGCGGCGCGCCGCTGCCACTACCGATTCGACTTGTCATGACAATGGGGTCAAAAGTCATGACGAAAACGGCGTTTTGGATTTAG
- a CDS encoding (Fe-S)-binding protein — MCDNPGMQISDLPPSANSGNNLAAPDLIALADRCVQCGLCVPHCPTYVKTLSEADSPRGRIALIRAVAEGRLPANKRYDEHIDLCLNCGACEAACPNQVSFGTLLNQARSQKENLRRRTLPQRLLRKLAFGLLSHPVWMSRFASMLRVYQLSGVQRVAGRSGLLRKLRVDKLDEQLPRLSKGIVWREHYPAAGTSRGDVGLFLGCVARNVDTATLSAAIYVLTRLGYGVRIPREQRCCGALHRHAGETGSANDLENANVRAFSKLDLVAVVSTASGCVPGLIANRDAVSDLAGCTDINRFVADSDGWNGIAIAPSNKTIVVHDPCTLRNKLSGHAHPYRLLKRIPGVTIESLAGNEMCCGAAGSYFLTQPEMANSLLQDKIAALSSSAATVLCTSNIGCALHLAGGVRSAGMQLEVLHPITILARQMGFRDG; from the coding sequence GTGTGCGATAATCCCGGCATGCAGATCAGCGATTTACCGCCCTCAGCGAACAGCGGCAATAATTTGGCCGCGCCTGATTTGATCGCGCTTGCTGATCGCTGCGTTCAGTGCGGGCTTTGCGTGCCGCATTGTCCAACCTACGTGAAAACGTTGTCCGAAGCGGATTCCCCGCGCGGTCGTATAGCCCTGATCAGGGCTGTTGCCGAGGGACGCCTACCGGCTAATAAGCGGTATGACGAGCATATCGATCTCTGCCTGAATTGCGGCGCATGCGAAGCCGCCTGTCCAAATCAGGTTTCTTTCGGAACGCTGTTAAACCAGGCCCGCTCGCAAAAAGAAAATTTGCGGCGACGCACGCTGCCGCAACGCCTGCTGCGGAAACTGGCCTTCGGCTTGTTGTCGCATCCGGTTTGGATGAGTCGCTTCGCCAGCATGCTTCGGGTGTATCAGCTTAGTGGCGTGCAGCGAGTGGCAGGACGCTCCGGGCTGCTGCGCAAACTGCGGGTCGATAAACTCGACGAGCAACTGCCGCGCCTTTCGAAAGGAATCGTATGGCGTGAACATTATCCGGCTGCCGGGACTTCGCGCGGCGATGTGGGATTGTTTCTCGGATGCGTCGCACGCAACGTCGATACGGCAACGCTAAGCGCGGCGATTTACGTACTGACCCGGCTAGGCTATGGCGTCCGTATTCCGCGCGAACAACGCTGTTGCGGCGCTTTGCATCGCCATGCCGGTGAAACCGGATCGGCGAATGATCTGGAAAATGCGAACGTACGCGCTTTTTCGAAGCTTGATCTGGTGGCGGTCGTCAGCACAGCTTCTGGTTGCGTGCCCGGTTTAATCGCGAATCGCGACGCGGTATCAGACCTCGCTGGCTGTACTGACATCAACCGTTTTGTAGCTGATTCGGATGGCTGGAACGGAATCGCCATCGCGCCCTCGAACAAAACCATTGTCGTACATGACCCTTGCACACTGCGAAACAAGCTGAGTGGGCACGCTCATCCCTACCGGCTTTTGAAACGCATCCCCGGCGTAACCATCGAATCGCTTGCGGGGAACGAGATGTGCTGCGGTGCTGCAGGGAGTTATTTTTTGACCCAGCCCGAAATGGCCAACTCGTTATTGCAAGACAAGATTGCGGCGCTCAGCAGCTCGGCTGCTACGGTCCTGTGCACGTCCAACATCGGCTGCGCGTTGCATTTAGCGGGGGGCGTAAGGAGCGCCGGTATGCAGCTCGAAGTTTTGCATCCGATAACCATACTCGCCAGACAGATGGGGTTCCGCGATGGATAA
- a CDS encoding porin, whose translation MHKKLLAWAVATAFAAPLAAYAQGSNVVIYGTFNVDLENVERDHATVGGAGNSLVGAPAAGNAADLTSRNRVSSNSSNIGFRGTEDLGIAGLKAIFQLESGLNIDSGGGNLGGRNSNLGLTGPWGTVFYGLWDTPYKFVTLRQDAWYATGIANGDTIYGTPGFGVATTTQSGRVGAPAVTVTVPTVPATTITTAAAVSGAPDASFDRRQGNSVQYWTPAFAGLSARLAYSANEQRSADNANPNINPTIASGAVLYENGPIYANLTYEHHKDYFGLFGLTNNALQNPSATNQGSNDRGFKAGVGYTFFGTTTFNVIAERLEYKVGQTAAGAVTEYNREALYASLLHKIGPGTIRVSWGKGFGGDCKANGVACSTAGLAGQAAAVGYSHSFSKRTDVYVLYTYIDNERLAQYNFGINALAGAGVGSDPSGFALGVRHAF comes from the coding sequence GCACCGCTGGCCGCGTATGCGCAAGGCAGCAACGTTGTCATTTATGGGACGTTCAACGTCGATCTCGAGAACGTCGAACGCGACCATGCGACGGTTGGCGGTGCAGGAAACAGCTTGGTCGGTGCTCCCGCTGCTGGCAATGCCGCGGACCTCACATCACGCAACCGCGTAAGTTCCAACTCGTCGAACATCGGGTTTCGCGGTACGGAAGATCTGGGCATAGCTGGTTTGAAGGCGATTTTTCAACTTGAGTCCGGCCTCAACATTGACTCCGGCGGCGGTAATCTCGGCGGACGAAATAGCAACTTAGGCTTGACCGGTCCGTGGGGCACGGTGTTCTACGGTCTCTGGGATACGCCATATAAATTCGTTACCCTGCGCCAGGATGCATGGTATGCAACGGGCATTGCCAATGGCGATACGATTTATGGAACACCCGGCTTCGGAGTCGCGACGACGACGCAAAGCGGGCGCGTCGGTGCGCCTGCGGTGACGGTGACTGTTCCTACTGTCCCGGCTACGACTATCACAACTGCCGCGGCTGTCTCGGGCGCTCCTGACGCTTCGTTCGACCGTCGCCAAGGCAATAGCGTGCAGTACTGGACGCCAGCCTTCGCCGGCTTGTCGGCGCGTTTGGCCTATTCGGCAAACGAGCAACGGTCTGCCGATAACGCTAACCCGAATATCAATCCGACCATCGCGTCTGGCGCCGTATTGTACGAAAACGGCCCGATCTACGCGAATCTGACCTACGAGCACCACAAGGACTATTTCGGCCTTTTCGGTCTGACCAACAATGCCTTGCAAAATCCTTCGGCGACCAATCAAGGGTCGAACGACCGCGGCTTTAAGGCAGGTGTCGGCTATACCTTCTTCGGTACGACGACCTTCAACGTGATTGCCGAACGGCTCGAGTATAAGGTTGGCCAAACCGCGGCGGGCGCTGTGACTGAATACAACCGGGAGGCACTGTATGCTTCCTTGCTGCATAAAATCGGGCCGGGAACGATACGCGTTTCGTGGGGTAAAGGCTTCGGCGGAGATTGCAAGGCGAACGGGGTGGCATGCAGCACGGCTGGGCTTGCCGGTCAGGCTGCTGCGGTAGGCTATAGCCATAGCTTCTCGAAGCGCACCGACGTTTACGTGCTGTATACTTACATCGATAACGAGAGGCTCGCACAGTACAACTTCGGTATAAATGCGTTAGCCGGCGCCGGCGTAGGTTCCGATCCCAGCGGTTTCGCGCTCGGCGTCAGACACGCATTCTAG